In the Muricauda sp. MAR_2010_75 genome, one interval contains:
- a CDS encoding prolyl oligopeptidase family protein, which produces MRTVCVLTVVVIFTACQTTPKRDPITVNYPPTQKVDTVDNYFGTEVPDPYRWLEDDRSAETEAWVKQQNTATFGYLEKIPFREDLKNRLEKLWNYEKIGSPFKEGDYTYFYKNNGLQNQYVVYRKKEGGEAEVFLDPNTFSEDGTTSLMGLNFTKDGSKVGYLISEGGSDWRKAIVMDAETREIVEDTLVDIKFSGISWKGNDGFFYSSYDKPEGSELSAKTDQHKLYYHKLGTPQSEDTVIFGDIPEQKHRYVWGSVSEDEKYLFISASISTSGNKLFLMDLSQDNPELVTILDDTDSDTNVIDNEGSKLFLVTDRNAPNKKVVVVDASNPTPENWKDLIPETENVLTIGTGGGYLFAEYMVDAISKVLQYDYEGNLVREVKLPGVGSAGGFGGKKEDKEFYFSFTNYNTPGSLYKYNVETGDYEQYWKPQIDFNPEDYESKQIFYTSKDGTKVPMIITYKKGLELNGKNPTILYGYGGFNISLTPSFSIVNAVWMEQGGVYAVPNLRGGGEYGKKWHLAGTKLQKQNVFDDFIAAAEYLIENKYTSKEYLAIRGGSNGGLLVGATMTQRPDLIQVALPAVGVMDMLRYHTFTAGAGWAYDYGTSEDNEEMFNYLRGYSPVHNVKEGTEYPATLVTTGDHDDRVVPAHSFKFAAELQEKQAGPNPTLIRIETNAGHGAGTPVSKTIEQYADIFGFTFYNMGYDALPNQAVLKEFKD; this is translated from the coding sequence ATGAGAACCGTATGTGTATTGACTGTTGTGGTTATATTTACTGCATGTCAAACCACGCCTAAGAGAGACCCCATTACCGTGAATTATCCTCCTACCCAAAAAGTTGACACTGTAGATAATTATTTTGGAACGGAAGTTCCTGACCCGTATCGTTGGCTTGAAGATGACCGAAGTGCTGAAACCGAGGCATGGGTCAAGCAACAAAATACGGCCACTTTTGGGTATTTGGAAAAAATCCCCTTTCGCGAAGACCTGAAAAATCGACTTGAGAAACTTTGGAACTATGAAAAAATAGGTTCCCCGTTCAAGGAAGGCGATTACACCTATTTTTACAAGAACAATGGGCTTCAGAATCAATATGTTGTGTATCGGAAGAAGGAAGGTGGCGAAGCTGAAGTATTCTTGGACCCCAACACCTTTTCGGAAGATGGTACTACATCTTTGATGGGACTTAACTTTACCAAAGATGGTTCCAAAGTAGGGTATTTGATTTCTGAAGGGGGCAGCGATTGGCGTAAGGCCATTGTTATGGACGCGGAGACCCGAGAAATTGTGGAAGATACCTTGGTAGATATCAAGTTTAGCGGCATTTCATGGAAAGGCAATGACGGTTTTTTTTATTCCAGCTATGACAAACCAGAGGGAAGTGAACTTTCTGCAAAAACGGACCAGCATAAATTGTACTACCACAAATTGGGCACACCCCAATCCGAGGATACCGTGATTTTTGGTGATATCCCTGAACAAAAGCATCGCTATGTTTGGGGCTCGGTTTCCGAAGATGAAAAATACCTCTTCATTAGCGCTTCCATTTCTACTTCAGGCAACAAATTATTTCTGATGGATTTGAGCCAAGATAATCCAGAGTTGGTCACTATTTTGGATGATACAGATTCCGACACCAATGTTATTGACAACGAAGGGTCGAAGTTGTTTTTGGTTACCGACCGAAATGCTCCAAATAAAAAAGTGGTGGTGGTCGATGCTTCCAACCCAACCCCGGAAAACTGGAAAGACCTTATTCCTGAAACAGAAAACGTACTTACCATTGGAACGGGCGGCGGCTATTTATTTGCCGAATATATGGTAGATGCCATCTCTAAAGTCTTGCAATATGATTACGAAGGCAATCTGGTCCGTGAGGTAAAATTGCCCGGTGTGGGAAGTGCCGGCGGTTTCGGTGGCAAAAAAGAAGACAAGGAATTCTATTTCTCTTTTACCAATTACAATACCCCAGGCTCTTTGTACAAATACAACGTGGAAACGGGCGACTACGAACAATACTGGAAACCCCAAATCGATTTTAATCCAGAGGATTATGAATCCAAACAGATTTTCTACACCTCAAAGGATGGTACCAAAGTGCCCATGATCATTACCTATAAAAAAGGATTGGAGCTCAATGGGAAAAACCCTACCATCCTTTATGGCTATGGAGGTTTCAATATTAGCCTGACCCCATCGTTCAGTATTGTCAATGCCGTTTGGATGGAACAAGGTGGCGTGTACGCGGTTCCCAACCTTAGGGGCGGAGGTGAATATGGAAAAAAATGGCACTTGGCGGGGACCAAACTTCAAAAGCAGAATGTTTTTGATGATTTCATCGCGGCAGCTGAATATCTCATTGAAAACAAGTACACTTCCAAAGAATATTTAGCCATTCGGGGTGGGTCCAACGGTGGACTTTTGGTGGGGGCCACTATGACCCAGCGACCCGATTTAATCCAAGTAGCACTTCCTGCTGTAGGTGTTATGGACATGCTCCGCTACCACACATTCACAGCCGGTGCAGGTTGGGCTTACGATTATGGAACCTCGGAAGATAATGAAGAAATGTTCAATTACCTTAGGGGATATTCTCCGGTGCATAATGTAAAGGAGGGCACGGAGTACCCGGCCACTTTGGTAACCACGGGCGACCATGATGACCGGGTAGTTCCGGCACATAGTTTTAAGTTTGCCGCGGAACTTCAGGAAAAACAAGCGGGCCCGAATCCAACATTAATTCGAATTGAGACCAATGCCGGACACGGAGCAGGTACCCCCGTAAGCAAGACCATAGAGCAATATGCCGATATTTTTGGGTTTACGTTTTACAATATGGGGTACGATGCGTTGCCCAATCAGGCCGTGCTTAAAGAGTTTAAGGATTAG
- the alr gene encoding alanine racemase, whose amino-acid sequence MGKIGETTLQIDLTALEHNYRYLRSKIAPKTKFLAVVKAFAYGSDMISVAQKMEQLGVDYLAVAYAKEGSLLRDAVIKTPILVLHPLPANFDEIIDRCLEPSLYSRKILVEFLEVAKAKNQKAYPVHIKFNTGLNRLGFNEADVDFVADKLKDSQEVKVASLFSHLAASEDLEEKPFSLDQINTFKKISKNFIKKLGYVPIRHMLNTSGILNYPEAQFEMVRSGIGLYGYGNDAEVDSQLKPVASLKTIISQIHHIEANETVGYNRAFTSKGSRKTATLPLGHADGIGRQYGNGKASVLIHGKKAPIIGNVCMDMIMVDVTGIDCEEGNEAIVFGPNKSAEDFAAGAQTISYEILTAISQRVKREIIED is encoded by the coding sequence ATGGGTAAGATTGGTGAGACCACTTTGCAAATAGACCTGACGGCACTAGAGCATAATTACAGGTATTTACGTTCCAAAATAGCTCCGAAAACTAAATTTTTGGCGGTGGTAAAGGCATTTGCCTATGGCAGCGACATGATTTCCGTTGCCCAAAAAATGGAACAGCTGGGCGTAGATTACTTGGCGGTCGCCTATGCCAAAGAAGGGTCTCTGTTACGAGATGCTGTAATCAAAACCCCCATTTTGGTGTTGCACCCGCTACCAGCTAATTTTGATGAGATCATAGATCGATGCTTGGAGCCCAGCTTATATTCTCGTAAGATTCTCGTTGAGTTTTTGGAGGTTGCGAAAGCAAAAAATCAGAAAGCATATCCAGTACATATCAAGTTCAATACAGGCCTGAATCGTTTGGGTTTTAATGAGGCTGATGTTGATTTTGTTGCTGACAAGTTGAAGGATAGTCAGGAGGTCAAAGTGGCTTCACTGTTTTCCCATTTAGCCGCTTCCGAAGATTTGGAGGAGAAACCTTTCAGTCTGGACCAAATCAATACTTTCAAAAAAATCAGTAAAAATTTCATTAAAAAATTAGGATATGTTCCCATCCGGCATATGCTCAACACTTCAGGCATTCTCAATTATCCTGAAGCGCAATTTGAAATGGTTCGTAGCGGCATCGGACTGTATGGCTATGGCAATGATGCCGAAGTTGATTCCCAACTGAAACCTGTTGCCTCGCTAAAGACCATCATTTCGCAAATCCATCATATTGAAGCCAATGAAACCGTAGGCTATAATAGAGCTTTTACATCAAAAGGTTCCAGAAAAACTGCCACCCTCCCCTTGGGTCATGCCGATGGCATTGGTCGCCAATATGGCAACGGAAAGGCCAGTGTGCTTATACATGGTAAAAAAGCTCCCATCATCGGGAATGTGTGCATGGATATGATCATGGTAGATGTCACTGGTATTGATTGCGAAGAGGGTAATGAAGCCATTGTATTCGGACCGAATAAATCTGCGGAGGATTTTGCGGCTGGGGCCCAGACCATCTCCTATGAAATCCTTACGGCCATCTCACAACGGGTGAAAAGGGAAATCATAGAAGATTGA
- a CDS encoding sigma-54 dependent transcriptional regulator, which produces MIDAKILVIDDNKSVLSALEILLQFEYKSVQSLFNPNQISSFPNMQDIDIVLLDMNFSAGVNTGNEGLFWLNEIKKKSPHTSVIMMTAYGAVDLAVTALKQGATDFVLKPWNNERLMTTVRSAYELRKSKLEIHNLKKKENNLKQVINEDKNFIIGQSKALSSVLNLVAKVAKTDVNVLITGENGTGKELIARELHRLSSRKNEVFINVDMGSIAENLFESELFGHVKGSFTDAKEDRAGKFEAAHQGTLFLDEIGNLSLQMQAKLLSSIQNRSVVRVGSNKPVNVDIRLICATNCNLEQMVVDGLFREDLLYRINTIHIEVPPLRERDDDILVLADFFLKRFAHKYDKPGLRINNVAQEKLMEYAWPGNIRELQHTMERAVILSDGNVLKPTDFLLHAKPMQSFGDEPKTLNEMEQQMISRALDQHDGNYSAAADQLGISRQTLYNKLKKKNE; this is translated from the coding sequence ATGATAGATGCCAAGATTTTAGTCATAGATGATAACAAAAGCGTTCTGAGCGCTCTGGAAATTTTGTTGCAGTTTGAATACAAAAGTGTTCAGAGTCTGTTTAATCCCAATCAGATTTCCTCTTTTCCCAATATGCAGGACATTGATATTGTGCTGTTGGACATGAATTTTTCCGCTGGGGTGAACACGGGTAACGAAGGCTTGTTTTGGTTGAATGAGATCAAAAAGAAATCACCCCATACCTCGGTTATTATGATGACCGCCTACGGCGCAGTGGATTTGGCGGTGACCGCCTTGAAACAGGGCGCTACTGATTTTGTGCTGAAACCATGGAACAACGAACGGTTAATGACCACGGTGCGTTCAGCGTATGAGCTGCGAAAGTCCAAACTGGAAATTCACAATTTAAAAAAGAAAGAGAACAACCTGAAACAGGTCATCAATGAGGACAAGAACTTTATCATTGGTCAATCCAAAGCGCTTAGCTCTGTGCTGAATTTGGTCGCCAAAGTGGCCAAAACCGATGTCAATGTGTTGATCACAGGTGAAAACGGTACAGGGAAAGAACTCATTGCCCGGGAATTGCACCGATTGTCTTCCCGAAAAAATGAGGTATTCATCAATGTGGACATGGGCTCCATTGCCGAAAATTTATTTGAAAGTGAATTGTTTGGTCACGTGAAAGGCTCCTTCACCGATGCAAAGGAAGATCGTGCAGGCAAGTTTGAGGCGGCCCACCAAGGCACTTTGTTTTTGGATGAAATAGGAAATCTTTCCCTCCAAATGCAGGCCAAGTTGCTTTCATCCATTCAAAACCGGTCGGTGGTCCGGGTGGGATCTAACAAGCCCGTCAATGTTGATATTCGATTGATTTGTGCCACGAACTGCAACTTGGAACAAATGGTGGTGGATGGACTTTTCCGAGAGGATTTATTGTATCGCATCAATACCATTCATATTGAAGTGCCTCCTTTGCGCGAGCGGGATGATGACATTTTGGTGTTGGCAGACTTCTTCCTAAAACGGTTTGCCCACAAATATGACAAACCGGGTTTGCGCATTAACAATGTGGCCCAAGAAAAATTAATGGAATATGCATGGCCCGGAAATATTCGGGAATTGCAGCATACTATGGAAAGGGCGGTTATCCTTTCGGATGGGAATGTGCTAAAACCTACCGATTTTTTACTCCATGCCAAGCCCATGCAGTCTTTTGGAGATGAGCCCAAGACCCTGAATGAAATGGAGCAGCAAATGATTTCCCGGGCTTTGGACCAGCATGATGGAAATTACAGCGCTGCCGCAGACCAATTGGGAATCTCCAGACAGACCCTCTATAATAAATTGAAGAAAAAGAACGAATAA
- a CDS encoding 3-oxoacyl-ACP synthase → MNIRSQRLKQASEALQESLDSETKNSTGDKHETGRAMVQLEQEKLAQQVQELDRVKGVLKKIDITKKSTKIGLGSMVSTSLANYFISISCGTFAVDGKTFYCISMESPIAKLLMGKEAGEGFVFNGASHSVSEVV, encoded by the coding sequence ATGAATATACGGTCTCAACGCTTAAAACAAGCCAGTGAAGCACTACAGGAATCACTGGATTCTGAAACCAAAAACTCCACAGGCGATAAACACGAAACAGGTAGGGCCATGGTACAGTTGGAACAGGAAAAACTGGCACAGCAAGTCCAAGAATTGGACCGGGTGAAAGGGGTTCTCAAAAAAATTGATATCACCAAAAAATCAACCAAAATTGGTTTGGGAAGTATGGTGAGCACCAGTTTGGCCAACTATTTTATCAGTATTTCCTGCGGAACCTTCGCTGTTGATGGCAAAACCTTTTATTGCATTTCCATGGAATCGCCCATTGCAAAATTGTTGATGGGAAAAGAGGCAGGGGAAGGTTTTGTTTTTAATGGGGCTTCACATTCAGTGTCGGAGGTGGTTTAA
- a CDS encoding aspartate-semialdehyde dehydrogenase produces MKVAVVGATGMVGEVMLNVLEERNFPITELLLVASERSMGKKLTYKNEEYTVIGLEDAVAAQPDIAIFSAGGDTSLEWAPKFAEVGTTVIDNSSAWRMDPAKKLVVPEINASELTASDKIIANPNCSTIQLVMALNPLHKKYKMRRVIVSTYQSVSGTGVKAVQQMENEAAGVEGEMAYPYPINRNALPHCDVFLENGYTKEEMKLAREPQKILDDRTFSVTATAVRIPTAGGHSESVNVEFHNDFDLAEVRKLLSETPGVVVQDNPETNTYPMPIHANGKDEVFVGRIRRDETNPNTLNMWIVADNLRKGAATNAVQIAEYLVENHLVPNASEAIS; encoded by the coding sequence ATGAAAGTAGCAGTTGTTGGTGCCACCGGAATGGTTGGCGAGGTCATGTTGAACGTATTGGAAGAACGCAACTTCCCCATTACCGAATTGTTGTTGGTTGCCTCGGAGCGCTCCATGGGCAAAAAACTTACCTATAAAAACGAAGAATATACCGTTATCGGTCTGGAAGATGCCGTTGCGGCCCAGCCAGATATTGCCATCTTCTCCGCAGGCGGTGACACGTCTTTAGAGTGGGCGCCAAAATTTGCCGAGGTGGGCACCACGGTCATCGATAACTCTTCCGCATGGCGAATGGATCCTGCCAAAAAATTGGTGGTGCCCGAAATCAATGCCAGCGAATTGACTGCATCCGATAAAATCATAGCCAACCCCAACTGCTCCACCATTCAATTGGTGATGGCGTTGAATCCGCTGCACAAAAAATACAAAATGAGGCGTGTCATCGTGTCTACCTATCAATCCGTTTCTGGGACAGGGGTAAAAGCAGTGCAACAAATGGAAAATGAGGCTGCTGGAGTGGAAGGTGAGATGGCCTATCCGTATCCCATCAACCGAAATGCATTGCCCCATTGCGATGTGTTCTTGGAAAATGGCTACACCAAAGAAGAAATGAAACTGGCTCGCGAGCCCCAAAAAATATTGGATGATCGTACGTTTTCGGTAACCGCCACCGCGGTTCGAATCCCTACAGCCGGTGGACACTCGGAATCCGTGAATGTGGAGTTCCACAATGATTTTGACTTGGCCGAAGTACGAAAACTACTCAGTGAAACCCCGGGCGTAGTGGTTCAGGATAATCCCGAAACCAATACCTACCCCATGCCAATCCATGCGAATGGCAAGGATGAGGTTTTCGTGGGCAGAATCCGTAGGGATGAAACCAATCCCAATACATTGAACATGTGGATTGTGGCGGATAACCTTCGTAAAGGGGCCGCTACCAATGCCGTGCAGATTGCGGAATATTTGGTGGAGAATCATTTGGTTCCCAACGCTTCCGAAGCAATTTCATAA
- the mscL gene encoding large-conductance mechanosensitive channel protein MscL, with the protein MGFIKEFKDFAMKGNLVDIAVGFVMGAAFNKVVSSFTGGIVSPLIGLLFKSDFNDLKYVITEGTVNDAGETVGEIAVLYGAFLTNVIDFLIVAFVMFMIVKAVNKMKKKEEPAPEAPKGPTQEELLAEIRDLLKK; encoded by the coding sequence ATGGGATTTATAAAGGAATTTAAGGACTTTGCCATGAAAGGAAACCTGGTGGATATCGCCGTAGGTTTCGTCATGGGTGCCGCTTTCAACAAAGTGGTTTCCTCATTTACCGGAGGAATTGTATCTCCGTTGATTGGCCTATTGTTCAAATCAGATTTCAACGATTTGAAATATGTCATAACCGAAGGAACCGTGAACGATGCAGGAGAAACCGTTGGGGAAATAGCCGTACTCTACGGGGCATTTCTTACCAACGTTATCGACTTCCTAATTGTGGCTTTTGTCATGTTCATGATTGTAAAAGCAGTGAACAAGATGAAGAAAAAAGAAGAGCCTGCTCCAGAAGCACCAAAAGGACCAACGCAGGAAGAGCTTCTGGCTGAAATTCGGGATTTGTTGAAGAAATAA
- the rsmI gene encoding 16S rRNA (cytidine(1402)-2'-O)-methyltransferase has translation MGKLYLVPTPIGNLEDITLRAIKVLKEVDLVLAEDTRTSGKLLKHFEINTPLQSHHMHNEHKQLDALVNKLKGETTIALISDAGTPAISDPGFLLTRACVENGIAVECLPGATAFVPALVNSGLPNDRFVFEGFLPLKKGRQTRLEQLAEESRTLVFYESPHKLLKTLAQFVEYFGVDRPVSVSRELTKLYEETVRGTLSEVLEHFTNHPPKGEFVIVVGGKK, from the coding sequence ATGGGAAAACTATATTTGGTTCCGACCCCAATTGGAAACCTTGAGGATATTACACTTCGGGCCATAAAGGTCTTGAAGGAAGTGGATTTGGTCTTGGCCGAAGACACCCGTACCAGCGGAAAATTGCTCAAGCATTTTGAAATCAATACGCCGCTACAGAGCCATCACATGCACAATGAACACAAACAGCTTGATGCTTTGGTGAACAAATTGAAGGGAGAAACGACCATTGCCCTTATTTCGGATGCGGGGACACCAGCCATTTCCGATCCTGGTTTTTTATTGACCCGCGCTTGTGTGGAAAATGGAATTGCCGTGGAATGCCTTCCAGGAGCTACAGCATTTGTCCCGGCTTTGGTGAACAGTGGACTGCCCAACGACCGTTTTGTATTTGAAGGATTTTTACCCTTAAAAAAAGGGCGCCAAACCCGACTGGAACAGCTGGCTGAAGAATCCCGCACCTTGGTTTTTTATGAATCCCCTCATAAACTGCTAAAAACCTTGGCCCAATTTGTGGAGTATTTTGGAGTGGACAGACCTGTTTCCGTATCCCGTGAACTCACCAAGCTGTACGAGGAAACCGTGAGGGGAACGCTATCTGAGGTACTGGAGCATTTTACTAACCATCCGCCCAAAGGAGAATTCGTTATTGTGGTGGGCGGGAAAAAATAA
- a CDS encoding thymidine kinase translates to MFLENTVNPKEQFGWIEVICGSMFSGKTEELIRRLKRAQFAKQKVEIFKPIVDTRYHEDMVVSHDSNEIRSTPVPAAANIRLLADDCDVVGIDEAQFFDDEIVTVCNDLANRGVRVVVAGLDMDFKGNPFGPMPALMATAEYVTKVHAVCTRTGNLANYSFRKSSNDKLVLLGETEEYEPLSRAAFFKAMLREKVRQMDVQAEEVDPKKKNADG, encoded by the coding sequence ATGTTTCTCGAAAACACGGTCAACCCTAAGGAGCAGTTTGGATGGATAGAGGTTATCTGCGGCTCCATGTTTTCTGGAAAGACCGAAGAGCTTATTCGAAGACTTAAACGGGCCCAATTTGCCAAGCAAAAGGTTGAAATTTTCAAACCCATTGTGGATACCCGGTACCACGAGGATATGGTGGTCTCTCACGATTCCAATGAAATTCGTTCCACGCCCGTTCCTGCAGCCGCTAACATCCGTTTACTGGCCGATGACTGTGATGTGGTGGGGATTGATGAAGCCCAATTCTTTGATGATGAAATAGTTACCGTCTGCAACGACTTGGCCAACCGTGGAGTGCGCGTAGTGGTCGCCGGACTGGACATGGACTTTAAGGGCAACCCTTTCGGTCCTATGCCCGCCCTTATGGCCACGGCCGAATATGTGACCAAAGTACATGCCGTTTGCACCCGGACTGGGAATCTGGCCAACTACAGTTTTCGAAAATCCAGCAACGACAAGCTTGTGCTTTTGGGCGAGACCGAGGAATATGAACCTTTGAGCCGAGCTGCTTTTTTTAAGGCCATGCTACGGGAAAAAGTTAGACAAATGGATGTACAAGCTGAAGAAGTGGATCCAAAAAAGAAAAATGCCGATGGGTAA
- the arfB gene encoding alternative ribosome rescue aminoacyl-tRNA hydrolase ArfB, with the protein MNKQQVHSELQFKAVRSSGAGGQNVNKVSSKVELSFDVPASEGLSDMEKERLLQKLKTRLTNEGVLILQCDEARSQHKNKDLVIKRFFEVLKKALTVPKKRKPTKPTKSSIEKRLKTKKKTAEKKANRKPPDVG; encoded by the coding sequence GTGAACAAGCAGCAAGTACATAGCGAATTACAATTTAAGGCTGTTCGAAGTAGCGGAGCGGGTGGGCAAAATGTGAACAAGGTTTCCTCTAAAGTGGAACTGTCTTTTGACGTACCGGCTTCGGAAGGACTTTCCGATATGGAAAAAGAACGCCTCCTCCAAAAACTAAAGACTCGACTTACCAATGAGGGTGTCTTGATTTTGCAATGTGATGAGGCTCGAAGTCAGCACAAAAACAAGGACTTGGTGATCAAACGGTTTTTTGAGGTGCTGAAAAAAGCCCTTACCGTTCCCAAAAAACGAAAGCCCACAAAACCCACCAAATCTTCTATTGAAAAACGCTTGAAAACCAAAAAGAAAACTGCCGAGAAGAAGGCGAACCGCAAACCGCCGGATGTGGGGTAA
- a CDS encoding sulfate/molybdate ABC transporter ATP-binding protein: MLKVHIPSFQYKSRPILEDIAFEVAPGEHVALMGESGSGKSTLLKIIYGILHVEDGSIFWGEKQALGPNFNLVPGEPYMKYLSQDFDLMPYTTVEESIGQHLSVFERETHQERIDELLALIEMETFAKTKVKNLSGGQQQRVALARVLAQQPEVLLLDEPFGHIDNFKRNSLRKNLFVHLKNKGVTVLTASHDPSDVLPYAQRTLILQKGKIIANQKTKKLYNNPPNHYTASLFGEVSKVPIKLLKSYSQIDKSVLVYPHEFKLSKSSGMKVELSNSFFKGSHYLNLGKAEDGTPLYFNTTKKQKIGGTIFLNVSLKTINRRLQSEQAAST; the protein is encoded by the coding sequence ATGCTCAAAGTTCATATTCCTTCTTTTCAGTATAAATCCCGACCCATTTTAGAGGATATTGCCTTTGAAGTGGCTCCCGGTGAACATGTGGCCCTGATGGGTGAGAGTGGTTCTGGAAAAAGCACCCTTTTGAAAATCATTTATGGGATTTTGCACGTGGAAGACGGTTCCATTTTTTGGGGCGAAAAACAGGCGTTGGGACCCAATTTCAATCTGGTGCCAGGCGAACCCTACATGAAATACCTTTCCCAAGATTTCGATTTGATGCCCTATACCACCGTTGAGGAAAGTATTGGGCAACATTTGTCGGTTTTTGAGCGAGAAACCCATCAAGAGCGAATAGATGAACTTTTAGCACTGATTGAAATGGAAACCTTTGCAAAAACCAAGGTGAAAAACCTCAGCGGAGGACAACAACAGCGGGTGGCCCTTGCCCGGGTCTTGGCACAACAACCCGAAGTGCTTTTATTGGATGAGCCTTTTGGGCATATCGACAATTTTAAACGAAACTCCCTGCGAAAAAATCTCTTTGTTCATCTAAAAAACAAGGGGGTTACTGTCCTCACAGCCAGTCATGATCCCAGTGATGTGCTTCCGTATGCACAACGAACCTTGATTTTACAGAAAGGCAAAATCATTGCGAATCAAAAAACAAAAAAGCTTTATAACAACCCGCCTAATCATTATACCGCCAGCCTGTTCGGAGAGGTCAGTAAGGTCCCGATCAAGCTGCTGAAATCCTATTCCCAAATCGATAAATCTGTTTTGGTTTACCCACATGAATTTAAGTTGTCCAAAAGCTCTGGAATGAAAGTGGAATTATCAAATTCATTTTTTAAAGGAAGTCATTATCTTAATCTTGGAAAGGCTGAAGATGGAACACCGTTGTACTTCAACACTACAAAAAAACAGAAGATAGGTGGTACTATTTTCCTTAATGTATCTTTGAAGACCATCAACAGGCGTCTTCAAAGTGAACAAGCAGCAAGTACATAG
- a CDS encoding PAS domain-containing sensor histidine kinase, producing the protein MASRHFYIQLLIRVLLITLTAMLLAFSVAYQWYISLFFSLIALVGQVYSLIVFINRTNRKIAYFFDAIRNEDFTLRFPERVSIKSFEELNHSLNRVNGLIQEVHMQLQIREQYYQEILKQASIGIMTYNEKGHILFSNPTLEKLLDHSPLNHIKQLNQVDGNLYKIFESFEPFERKLFQLSNEREQTQLAIKSTPLTLDGKSLLLVVVQDIHKELDEKETESWVRLIRVLTHEIMNTITPIASISDSIIKYYRNNGKIVPMEELEESQIKNTLKGLEVIKEQGGDLMDFVQSYRSLLHVPEPNKSIVSAKELLGKIDVLMSARLHDGQTEFSVEYHPEDLELFVDEKLISQVLINLGKNALQAVSAVEKGRVIMIAGIEANGKKYIEIRDNGTGIPADMIDEIFVPFFTTKSEGTGIGLSLSKRVMQLHGGGIQVHSIPNKETVFRLTFA; encoded by the coding sequence ATGGCCAGCCGACATTTCTATATTCAGCTTCTCATTAGGGTGCTTTTAATTACGCTGACGGCCATGTTACTTGCTTTTTCGGTGGCATACCAATGGTATATTAGCCTATTTTTTTCACTGATTGCCTTGGTCGGTCAAGTGTATTCGCTCATCGTATTCATCAACCGCACCAACCGGAAGATTGCCTATTTTTTTGATGCCATCCGCAACGAGGATTTTACCCTTCGGTTTCCGGAACGGGTTTCCATAAAGTCCTTCGAGGAGCTCAACCATAGTCTAAATCGGGTGAATGGCCTTATCCAGGAAGTACATATGCAGTTGCAAATCAGGGAGCAGTACTATCAAGAAATTTTGAAGCAGGCCAGTATCGGCATTATGACCTACAACGAAAAGGGGCATATTCTGTTTTCCAACCCTACTTTGGAAAAATTGTTGGACCACAGCCCATTGAATCACATAAAACAGCTCAATCAGGTGGATGGAAATCTCTATAAAATTTTTGAATCGTTCGAACCCTTTGAGCGAAAGCTTTTTCAATTGTCGAATGAGCGCGAGCAAACCCAATTGGCCATTAAATCCACACCGTTGACCTTGGACGGAAAATCACTTTTGTTGGTGGTAGTGCAGGACATCCACAAAGAATTGGATGAAAAGGAAACAGAATCGTGGGTGCGATTGATTCGGGTTTTGACCCACGAGATCATGAATACCATAACGCCAATTGCCTCCATTTCAGATTCCATCATCAAGTATTATAGGAATAATGGAAAAATTGTCCCGATGGAAGAATTGGAGGAAAGTCAAATAAAAAATACATTGAAAGGATTGGAGGTCATTAAGGAACAGGGCGGTGACCTCATGGATTTTGTGCAATCTTACCGAAGTCTGTTACATGTGCCCGAACCCAACAAATCGATTGTAAGTGCCAAGGAACTTTTAGGTAAAATCGATGTTTTGATGTCCGCCCGGTTACATGATGGACAAACGGAATTTTCGGTGGAATACCATCCCGAGGATTTGGAATTGTTTGTTGATGAAAAACTAATTTCCCAAGTGTTGATCAATTTGGGCAAAAATGCACTACAAGCTGTCAGCGCTGTGGAAAAGGGCAGGGTTATTATGATAGCCGGAATTGAAGCCAACGGTAAAAAATATATCGAGATTCGAGATAACGGAACAGGAATTCCAGCCGATATGATTGACGAAATTTTTGTGCCTTTCTTCACCACAAAAAGTGAGGGAACCGGAATTGGACTCAGTCTTTCCAAGCGGGTGATGCAGTTGCACGGAGGAGGCATACAAGTTCATTCCATACCCAACAAAGAAACTGTTTTTAGGCTTACATTTGCTTGA